A region of the Mesoterricola sediminis genome:
GAATGAGAGTCAGTTCTATTTGATCCGGTTCCACTTAGCGGAGGCCCTTGCGTGACCGGCCGGGCAGGTGCATCCTGGTCCCGGAGTCTGGATGCGCCTGATGCCCACGACAACCTGGATGATGCCGGAGCTTGCCGGCGGCTCCCGCTAGGAGCCGATCCCGCGTCGAACCGAGCGGCCCCGCCTGGGGCCTGCGCTGACATCCTTCCAGGAATCCAACCATGCATCAGCCTGCGAACGCCTTGCCGGGCCACGCCCCGGCGTCTCGCCCCTTCGAATCCCTCCAGCCCTGGGGCTGGTCCCCCGCCCTCGCCGAGGTCTGCCAGGACCGTTGTCCCCCTGGCGCCGAGCCCGGCCGCGTCGTCGCGGCCAGCCGGGGCCTCGCCCTCGTCCAGACCGCCACCGGCGAAACCTGGTGCGCGCCCACCGGCCGCTTCCGGGCCCGCCTCCAGGCCGAGGACCTGACCCTCTGCGCCGGCGACTGGCTCCTCCTTGAACGCCCGCCCGGAGACGGCCGGGCCTCCGCCCTGGACCTGCTGCCCCGGGGGCCGTCCCTCACCCGCCAGGGCGCCAGCGGCCGCCCCCAGGTCCTCGCCGCCCACCTGGACGTGGTCTTCCTCGTCATGGGCCTCGACCGCAACTTCAACCTGCCCCGCCTGGAGCGCCTCCTCGCCCTGGCCTGGGGCAGCGGCGCCCGGCCCGTGGTCGTGCTGACCAAGGCCGACCTCGCCGGCGAGGCCGGGCCCTTCGTGGCCCGGGTGGAGGGGGTCGCCCCCGGCGTGGCCGTCCTCGCCGTGTCCGCCCTGACGGAAACGGGCCTGGACGGCCTCCGCGCCTGCCTCCCGCCCGGCGCCACCGCCGTGCTGGTGGGGTCCTCCGGCGCAGGCAAGTCCACCCTGCTCAACGCCCTCATGGGGGAGGCGGTGCGCCGGACCCGGGAGGTCCGCGCCTCCGACGGCCGCGGGCGCCACACCACCTCCCTCCGGGAACTGTTCCGGCTCCCCGACCTGGGCTGCCTCATCGACACCCCGGGCATCCGGGAGGTGGGGCTCTGCGCCGGGGGCGCCGACCTGGACAGCAC
Encoded here:
- the rsgA gene encoding ribosome small subunit-dependent GTPase A codes for the protein MHQPANALPGHAPASRPFESLQPWGWSPALAEVCQDRCPPGAEPGRVVAASRGLALVQTATGETWCAPTGRFRARLQAEDLTLCAGDWLLLERPPGDGRASALDLLPRGPSLTRQGASGRPQVLAAHLDVVFLVMGLDRNFNLPRLERLLALAWGSGARPVVVLTKADLAGEAGPFVARVEGVAPGVAVLAVSALTETGLDGLRACLPPGATAVLVGSSGAGKSTLLNALMGEAVRRTREVRASDGRGRHTTSLRELFRLPDLGCLIDTPGIREVGLCAGGADLDSTFSDLAAWAASCRFRDCTHGAEPGCAVQAALAEGRLDPERYGHYLRLRREVAFEAARSDARLWREREDKWKRIGKMLKQMKKERP